The stretch of DNA ATATGTTCATTAGAGTAACCAATTCGTACATCCATTCCTGTAATATATTCGGTCAATTGACGAATATGTTTTAACTTAGATCCACCCCCTGTTAGTACAATTCCTGCAATGAGTTTCGAGTTTTGCTCTTCGCACCCATAGTTTTTTAGTTCTAAAAATACTTGTTCGAAGATTTCTTGTACACGAGCATTGATAATTTGCGATAATCTTTTAAGCGAAATCTCTTTTGACCCGCGCCCTTTGAGTCCTGGAATAGAAACGATTTCTGTTTCTTTATTTTCTCCTGGCCATGCAGAACCATAACGCTCTTTGAGTAGCTCCGCCTGTCTACCAATAATGGAACATCCGGTTTTGATATCCTCTGAAATTACATTTCCTCCGAACGGAATTACTGAGGTATGTCGGATTACGTTATCCTTGAAAACTGCGATATCTGTTGTTCCTCCTCCTATATCGACAAGTGCTACCCCTGCTTCTTTTTCTTCTGGACTAAGTGCTGCATTAGATGATGCAAGCGGTTCTAAGGTGATACCAGAAAGTCGTAAACCAGCATTTTTCACGCAGCGGGCAATGTTACGAATAGATGCTACTTGACCAATTACTACATGGAAATTAGCTTCTAGACGGCTACCGTACATCCCGATTGGCTCTTCGATTTCATCTTCGTTATCTACTTTATATTCTTGCGGAAGAACATGGATAATTTCTTCGCCTGGTAGCATCACCAATTTATAAACTTGATTAATCAATAAACGTAAATCTTCTTCATCGATGACTTCTTCTGCATTTAGACGAGTTATGTAATCGCTATGTTGTAAACTTCTTATGTGTTGTCCTGCAATTCCTACTGTAACTTCTTCTATTTTGATCCCAGACATTGCTTCTGCTTGGGATACAGCAAGTTTTATAGAGTTAATAGTTTGGGTAATATTGTTCACTACACCACGGTGCACGCCTAGGCTTGGTGCATGACCGTATCCTAGTATTTCGATTTTTCCGTTGTCATTTTTCTTCCCGACTAAAGCGACAATTTTGGTTGTCCCGATGTCTAATCCGACTGCGATTTTACTATTATTCATTTTCGTTTGTTTTGGTTGCCACAACTTGATTTATAAATTTAATACTGATTTTCTTATAATAATCTAATCCTACATTACCGAGGTATTGATCATAAAAAAGTTTCAGATTCTTTAGTTTCTTCTCAAAATTATATAGGGTCCCTAGCTCAATATAATAGTTTCCTTTGTTCACTATTAAATTATACGATCGTTGACCAACTTTTTGTATACCAATGATATGATTTTTTAATAAATTATCCGTGTTAATATATTGTATCAAATCACTCAATCCCACATAGTCTTCTTCTTTTACATCTCCTGCAACCATGATTACTGGTGCAGAATAAACTTTTGAGATGGGCATTCTTTTTCCATCTGTTGTTATATAAAATTCATCTTTTGCAGTGTTTACACGTGCGATTGGTTCTTTTTGTTCTATGTTTACGTGTATGTTGCCATAAATATCTTTGCTTACTTGGGCGGTATCTACGTACGGACTTTCGTTTATTTTCTTTTCCATTTCATACACATCGAGATTACCGATTGGTGTATCCATGATTGGCTGACCGTCTTCTTCTATGATATTTTTCACGATACTATCATTCAAAAAATAATTATTTTTTTGATGTTCGATAATAACTTTCAATGACTCTACTTTTCGGCATGCATTTTTTCTTACCGAAAAACCGACCAAAACACCTAGAATTACTAATCCCAAGAAGACTTTTAATATTTTTAATTTAGTTTTCATTTAGCCATTCTTTTATGGGATTCACTAAGGTATCGATATTTCCAGCGCCTGCAGTGAGCAATATATCAAATTTCTTGGTTTTTAATAGGTCCATTGCTCCTTCTAAACTACAAACTTTTTTTTGGTCTAGCGTAATTTTAGACAATAGCCACTCAGAAGTAACGCCTTCTATCGGGAGTTCTCTTGCTGGATAGATGTCTAATAAAACTAACTCATCTACTGCTGATAGGCTTTCTGCAAATTCGTTTACAAAATCACGTGTTCTTGTATACAAATGTGGTTGAAAAACTAGTAGCAATTTTTTGGTAGGATACAATTCCCTTACCGATTCGATTACTGCTTTCAGTTCGTTTGGATGATGTGCATAATCATCGATATAGATTTTGTCAGTATATTCGAAACGATTGAATCGACGTTTGACACCTTTGAACTCTGCCAATGCTTCGATAATTTTCTTTTCATCGATCCCCATATAATCGGCAACAGCCAAGGCTGCCAATGCATTCTCCATATTATGTCTACCTGGTAATAGAATTCCTACATTGTGAATTTCTTTGGTTGGCGTCTGAACGTCGAATACATAGTGCCCATCTTCTATGCGTACATTTTTTGCTACATAATCAGCCTCTTCTTCTACGCCATAAGTTAAGGAATTTGAGAAATTTAATCCTTTCCGAACAAATAATTTTTCTTCTACAAGTTGTCCAAATTCATGAAAAGATTTTTCTACTTCTTTTCGTTCACCGTATATATCCAAATGATCTGCATCGATAGAAGTAATGATGGCAAGTTTTGGCGACAAGCGTAAGAAAGAACGATCGAACTCGTCGGCTTCTGCAACGGTTACTTCTCCTCCATTCAAGATGATACTAGAATGATAGTTTTCGGCAACTCCACCCAAAAATGCAGTGCTCTTTACCTCTGCAAACTTCAGCACATGCCCTAATATAGATGATGTGGTTGTTTTCCCGTGTGTTCCTGCTACGCCGATGCTGTAGGTGTGTTTGGTGATTTCTCCTAATACCTGAGAACGTTTGAGAACGGTAAAGCTATTTGCTCTGAAATAATTAAGCTCTTGATGATCAGATGGTACTGCAGGAGTATAAATCACTAAGGTATTATTAGGATTAATTTCGGTAGGAATCAACGCAACATTATCTTCGAAGTGGATTTCAATACCTTCATCCATCAAAGTTTTGGTTAATTCAGTTTGAGTTTTGTCGTAGCCCAAAACGTTTTTTCCTAATGATTTGAAATAACGTTCTAAAGCACTCATACCGATTCCTCCTGCACCGATAAAATAATAATATGTATAGTCTAAAACATTCATTATATTAATCCTAATACGATATCTACAATTTCTTTGGTGGCATTTGGTTTTGCCAATTTATTTATATTTTCACCTAAACGTTTTTGTTTCTCTTTATCGTTTGCTAATAACAGAACTTCTGTAACTAAACGTGTTTTGGCTTGTTCGTCGCTCAGCATTAATGCTGCATCAGCTTCTACCAAAGCTTGTGCATTTTTGGTCTGATGATCTTCTGCTGCAGTTGGTAATGGAATCAGTACCACTGATTTCCCAACCATTTCTAGCTCTGATATGGCCATTGCTCCGGCTCGCGATACAATTGTATCAGCTGCTGCATAGGCATCTTGCATATCATAAATAAATTCTGCCAAATGAATCATCGGATAACCATCACCCAATTTTTCTTTAATCGAGTTATAATCTAACTTTCCGGTTTGCCAAATCAACTGAACGCCCGACTGTGCAAGCTGATTGATGTTGGCCAGCCAAGCATTGTTAATTGCTCTAGACCCTTGACTTCCTCCTACACTTAGCACCGTTGGTTTTGTTGGGTCTAAGTGAAATTTACGGATCGATTCTTCTCTATCGGGTAAGTTCTGAAACATATCTACCCGAATCGGATTCCCAGTATAATGAGTTTTCTCTTTCGGGAACTGTGGAATTTCTTCGTACGCTGTGCAAATTGCCGATGCTTTTCTCATCAGTAACTTATTGGTCACACCTGGATACGAATTTTGTTCTTGCAATACATAAGGAATTTTATGTTTACCAACTTCCCATAACATCGGGCCAGAAGCATATCCTCCTGTACCTACTGCAATATCAGGCTGAAATTCTTTTCTTATTTTTTTAGCCAATAAAAGTGATTTCATTAATTTTATCGGGAAATTAACATTAGCCAAAAGATTGCCACGATCGAAACCGACAATTGGCAAACCTTTTATTGTGTACCCTATTTTTGGTACTTTTTCCATCTCCATTCTTCCATCGGCACCGACAAATAATATAGCAGCATCGGGAAGTCGACGTTTGATTTCGTCGGCTATCGCTATCGCAGGGTAAATATGTCCGCCTGTTCCTCCTCCGCTGATTAATATTCTAGGCGATATCTTCGATGACTTCTTCACTGTTTAATTCTTTTTCTAATTCTATTTCTTCTTTCGATTTGATTTTTGTACTCACACTGAGAATTACTCCAAACGATATACAGGTCATCCACAAGGATGTTCCTCCATAACTTATTAATGGTAGGGGCTGTCCTGTTACAGGAAATAAACTAACGGCTACTGCCATATTAACAAATGCCTGTATGATGATCGGCATGCCCACCGCAAAAACTAAGAGAGTTCCAAAGATAGTATGTATTTTAGTGGCAATTACACAAATTCTATAAAGAATAAATGTAAAAACTCCTATGAGAAACAGGGCTCCGAATAAGCCATATTCTTCCACAATTATTGCGAAAATAAAATCGGATGAGGACTGTGGTAGAGTTTGTTTAAAGACGCTTTTTCCTGGTCCAGCCATTTCTACCAATCCTTTTGCTATTGCAGCTTTTGCACGTAATACTTGGTACCCTTCTACTCCTTCGTCATTAAAAAACTTATTAATTCTAGACATCCAAGTATGTACACGGGTATTGGGAATAAGATCTGGGAAATATAGCGCTACATAGATAAACAATCCTATCAAAATTCCACAAACTAATCCAACACCTAATAAATATTTTGTAGGGAAACCTCCTATAAACAATAGTATACCACACATAAAGAGTAGCATAAGTGCTGTAGATCCATTGGCAGGTAGGATTAATCCTACTACAACCACTATCGGAAGAAATAAATATAGAAAGATATTTTGGAGATTTGGCTGCTTGTTTCTGTTGATGGTAAGGTATCTTGCAATGTAAATTAACAAGGCTTGGGATGCCAAAACCGAAGGCTGAATACCTACCCCAATTCCTGGTATAGATAACCAACGTGCTGCATTAGCTCCCTCTATGGTAGTACCCATTAGGGCTGTGAATAACAAGATGATAGAAGTGATAAAAACTCCAAAAATAGCTATTACACCAAACCATTTATAATCAAATCGTTGTACGAAAAAAATAATCAACAAACCACCTAATAGGAAACCTGCATGTTTTATCATATGAGACAAAACGGTACCCGAACCCACTGTGTACACCAAGTTCGAGCTTGCTGAATAGACAGGTAAAAATGAGAACAAAGCAAGCAAAATAATAAATGCCCACAATGCTTTGTCACCTTTTAGGTTGTTTTGGATAATGTTTCGCATTCGTTTATAATTCTTTTACTTCTTTTTTAAATTGGTTTCCGCGATCTTGGTAACTTGTAAACAAGTCGAAACTTGCACAAGCGGGAGATAACAAAACGGTATCACCTTTTTCACCATACATATAAGCTGCGCGTACTGCGTCTTTCATTGTTTTGGTTTCGGTGATTTTTTCTACAACCCCCGAAAAGGCTTCGATAATTTTATGATTATCAACCCCAAGACAAACTATAGCTTTTACTTTTTTCTTGACAAAAGGCATTAGTTCGCTATAATCATTCCCTTTATCGGTTCCTCCGACAATCCAAATAACAGGATTTTTCATACTTTCTAATGCAAAATAGGTTGCGTTAACGTTGGTTGCTTTACTGTCGTTGATAAATTCTATTCCACCAATTTTCAGTACATTTTCTAGTCGGTGTTCTACCGACTTAAAATCGGATAAGCTACGCTTTATCACATCCTTTCTTATTTTCAAAATATTGGCTGCTGTAGCTGCAGCTAAAGAATTCGACACATTGTGTTTTCCTATCAATCCAAGATCTGCTATTGGCATTAGGAAACTGTTATCATTATCTTTTATTTCGAAAATCTTTTCGTTTGCATACGCTTTCTGTTTTTTATCTTTCATAGAAAAAGATGTTTTATTAGCTTTTATTTTTAGTTCTTTTATTAGCTCGTTAATCTTCTCATCATCTACATTGTACACGAAATATTCTTTATCGGTTTGGTTTTCTGTAATACGAAATTTAGAGTGAGCATACTTATCAAAATTATTCTCGTACCGATCTAAGTGATCAGGTGTAATATTTAGTATTATTGCGATATAAGGCTTGAAAAATCGAATGTCATCCAACTGAAAACTACTGATTTCTATCACATAATACTCATGAGGATCTTCTGCGACTAATTGCGCAAAACTTTTCCCGATATTTCCGCACAAGCCTACATCTAGACCTGCTTCTTTCATGATATGATACATGAGCGAAGTGGTCGTAGTCTTTCCGTTACTCCCGGTAATGGCTATTATTTTAGATTCGGTGAATCTCGAGGCAAATTCGATTTCAGAAATCACTTCTATTTGCTTGGCTTTTAGGGCCATTATCAAAGGTACGTTTTCTGGGATTCCTGGACTTTTTACCACTAAGTCTGCCGACATTATTTTTGCTTCGGTATGATGAGCAAATTCATATTCTATTTGATGTTCATCCAATATTCTCTTATAGTTATCTTTTAGCACTCCTCGGTCTGACAAGAAAACCTGATAACCTTCTTTTTTTCCCAAGATTGCTGCGCCAACCCCGCTCTCTCCTCCACCTAATATTACCAACTTTTTCATTATCTTATTTTTAGAGTGATGATGGCAACAATCGCTAAGAAAATTCCTACGATGATGGCACGGTTAACTATTTTACTTTCGTGATAACCCAATTTCTGGAAATGGTGATGCAATGGCGACATCAGAAAGATTCTTCTTCCTTCTCCGTACTTTCGTTTGGTATATTTGAAGTAGGACACCTGCATCATCACCGATAAGCTTTCTGCAAAGAAAATTCCGCACAATACTGGCAGCATCAATTCTTTTCTGACTATTAGTGCCAAAACAGCAATCAGGCCACCAATAGTTAAACTACCTGTATCACCCATAAACACTTGGGCTGGATAGGTATTGTACCATAGAAAACCTATTAAACCTCCGATAAAAGCACCACAGAAAATGAGTACTTCTTCTGATCGTGGAATAAACATAATGTTGAGATAATCGGCAAATACGATATTCCCAGATACAAATACAAAAAGTGATAGAGCCAAGACTATTACAGATGAAGTTCCTGCGGCCAAGCCGTCGATTCCGTCGGTAAGATTTGCCCCATTTGATACGGCTGTTATAATAAAAATAACTGCAAAAACGAACACAAATAGAACCACCCAAGAATATTGCTCTTTCTGATGGTCGTCTAGAAAGAACAGAATATCTCCATAGTTAAACTCGTTACCTTTGAGAAATGGAACAGTTGTATCTAAGCTTTTTTCTTCTTCGCCAAAGCGGACTATTTGATAACTATTCTCTAAATGTTCAGTTTTATTTTCTTGATGTTTCACTGTTACTTGAGGACTGAAATACAGGGTTAATCCTACTAAAACCCCTAAACCTACCTGTCCGAGTATCTTAAATTTACCTTTTAGTCCTTCTTTATTTTTTTTGAAGACTTTGATATAATCGTCTATAAAACCAATCACTCCAAGCCAAAGCGTAGAGATAAGCAACAGGATGATATAAATATTTTCGAGTTTTGCGAACAACAAAGTCGGGACGATAATCGCCAATATAATGATGATACCACCCATTGTTGG from Weeksella virosa DSM 16922 encodes:
- the ftsA gene encoding cell division protein FtsA — encoded protein: MNNSKIAVGLDIGTTKIVALVGKKNDNGKIEILGYGHAPSLGVHRGVVNNITQTINSIKLAVSQAEAMSGIKIEEVTVGIAGQHIRSLQHSDYITRLNAEEVIDEEDLRLLINQVYKLVMLPGEEIIHVLPQEYKVDNEDEIEEPIGMYGSRLEANFHVVIGQVASIRNIARCVKNAGLRLSGITLEPLASSNAALSPEEKEAGVALVDIGGGTTDIAVFKDNVIRHTSVIPFGGNVISEDIKTGCSIIGRQAELLKERYGSAWPGENKETEIVSIPGLKGRGSKEISLKRLSQIINARVQEIFEQVFLELKNYGCEEQNSKLIAGIVLTGGGSKLKHIRQLTEYITGMDVRIGYSNEHIVGAKAEELSGPEYATAVGLLMKGIEELENKQMKELYANPMTENIIGSMSKDSSSDQTLNLSKAETENKEKHQNKEEEKEDELMGVKLGAKVKSSEKPKKSNIFSKWTDKFIQMINETE
- a CDS encoding cell division protein FtsQ/DivIB; its protein translation is MKTKLKILKVFLGLVILGVLVGFSVRKNACRKVESLKVIIEHQKNNYFLNDSIVKNIIEEDGQPIMDTPIGNLDVYEMEKKINESPYVDTAQVSKDIYGNIHVNIEQKEPIARVNTAKDEFYITTDGKRMPISKVYSAPVIMVAGDVKEEDYVGLSDLIQYINTDNLLKNHIIGIQKVGQRSYNLIVNKGNYYIELGTLYNFEKKLKNLKLFYDQYLGNVGLDYYKKISIKFINQVVATKTNENE
- the murC gene encoding UDP-N-acetylmuramate--L-alanine ligase is translated as MNVLDYTYYYFIGAGGIGMSALERYFKSLGKNVLGYDKTQTELTKTLMDEGIEIHFEDNVALIPTEINPNNTLVIYTPAVPSDHQELNYFRANSFTVLKRSQVLGEITKHTYSIGVAGTHGKTTTSSILGHVLKFAEVKSTAFLGGVAENYHSSIILNGGEVTVAEADEFDRSFLRLSPKLAIITSIDADHLDIYGERKEVEKSFHEFGQLVEEKLFVRKGLNFSNSLTYGVEEEADYVAKNVRIEDGHYVFDVQTPTKEIHNVGILLPGRHNMENALAALAVADYMGIDEKKIIEALAEFKGVKRRFNRFEYTDKIYIDDYAHHPNELKAVIESVRELYPTKKLLLVFQPHLYTRTRDFVNEFAESLSAVDELVLLDIYPARELPIEGVTSEWLLSKITLDQKKVCSLEGAMDLLKTKKFDILLTAGAGNIDTLVNPIKEWLNEN
- the murG gene encoding undecaprenyldiphospho-muramoylpentapeptide beta-N-acetylglucosaminyltransferase, producing MKKSSKISPRILISGGGTGGHIYPAIAIADEIKRRLPDAAILFVGADGRMEMEKVPKIGYTIKGLPIVGFDRGNLLANVNFPIKLMKSLLLAKKIRKEFQPDIAVGTGGYASGPMLWEVGKHKIPYVLQEQNSYPGVTNKLLMRKASAICTAYEEIPQFPKEKTHYTGNPIRVDMFQNLPDREESIRKFHLDPTKPTVLSVGGSQGSRAINNAWLANINQLAQSGVQLIWQTGKLDYNSIKEKLGDGYPMIHLAEFIYDMQDAYAAADTIVSRAGAMAISELEMVGKSVVLIPLPTAAEDHQTKNAQALVEADAALMLSDEQAKTRLVTEVLLLANDKEKQKRLGENINKLAKPNATKEIVDIVLGLI
- a CDS encoding FtsW/RodA/SpoVE family cell cycle protein yields the protein MRNIIQNNLKGDKALWAFIILLALFSFLPVYSASSNLVYTVGSGTVLSHMIKHAGFLLGGLLIIFFVQRFDYKWFGVIAIFGVFITSIILLFTALMGTTIEGANAARWLSIPGIGVGIQPSVLASQALLIYIARYLTINRNKQPNLQNIFLYLFLPIVVVVGLILPANGSTALMLLFMCGILLFIGGFPTKYLLGVGLVCGILIGLFIYVALYFPDLIPNTRVHTWMSRINKFFNDEGVEGYQVLRAKAAIAKGLVEMAGPGKSVFKQTLPQSSSDFIFAIIVEEYGLFGALFLIGVFTFILYRICVIATKIHTIFGTLLVFAVGMPIIIQAFVNMAVAVSLFPVTGQPLPLISYGGTSLWMTCISFGVILSVSTKIKSKEEIELEKELNSEEVIEDIA
- the murD gene encoding UDP-N-acetylmuramoyl-L-alanine--D-glutamate ligase — translated: MKKLVILGGGESGVGAAILGKKEGYQVFLSDRGVLKDNYKRILDEHQIEYEFAHHTEAKIMSADLVVKSPGIPENVPLIMALKAKQIEVISEIEFASRFTESKIIAITGSNGKTTTTSLMYHIMKEAGLDVGLCGNIGKSFAQLVAEDPHEYYVIEISSFQLDDIRFFKPYIAIILNITPDHLDRYENNFDKYAHSKFRITENQTDKEYFVYNVDDEKINELIKELKIKANKTSFSMKDKKQKAYANEKIFEIKDNDNSFLMPIADLGLIGKHNVSNSLAAATAANILKIRKDVIKRSLSDFKSVEHRLENVLKIGGIEFINDSKATNVNATYFALESMKNPVIWIVGGTDKGNDYSELMPFVKKKVKAIVCLGVDNHKIIEAFSGVVEKITETKTMKDAVRAAYMYGEKGDTVLLSPACASFDLFTSYQDRGNQFKKEVKEL
- the mraY gene encoding phospho-N-acetylmuramoyl-pentapeptide-transferase, with the protein product MLYYLFDFLHEQYHFPGARIFQYTSFRAACAVLLAMVISLFYGKKIINYLRREQMGEIVRDLGLTGQKEKTGTPTMGGIIIILAIIVPTLLFAKLENIYIILLLISTLWLGVIGFIDDYIKVFKKNKEGLKGKFKILGQVGLGVLVGLTLYFSPQVTVKHQENKTEHLENSYQIVRFGEEEKSLDTTVPFLKGNEFNYGDILFFLDDHQKEQYSWVVLFVFVFAVIFIITAVSNGANLTDGIDGLAAGTSSVIVLALSLFVFVSGNIVFADYLNIMFIPRSEEVLIFCGAFIGGLIGFLWYNTYPAQVFMGDTGSLTIGGLIAVLALIVRKELMLPVLCGIFFAESLSVMMQVSYFKYTKRKYGEGRRIFLMSPLHHHFQKLGYHESKIVNRAIIVGIFLAIVAIITLKIR